The following coding sequences are from one Anguilla rostrata isolate EN2019 chromosome 16, ASM1855537v3, whole genome shotgun sequence window:
- the LOC135241621 gene encoding acyl-CoA (8-3)-desaturase-like produces MSAAEKPPLLQLTWREIQEKGGRSEERWLVIDRLVYDITHFRWRHPGGSRLIGHYAGQDATDAFKAFHIDSQLVRRYLRPLLIGELGPQEPSQEPSKDRSLVEDFRRLREVVEGLGLLGPRPLFFAGMLLHILALDVAAWLILWLWGTSWVPFIVTAILLGTVQAQAGWLQHDFGHLSVFGTSRWNHLAHRFVIGHLKGAPASWWNHLHFQHHAKPNCYRKDPDVNLHPLLFTLGATLSFELGTQKKKYMPYQHQHKYFFLLGPPALIPVYFQWYIFYFVTKRRQWQDLAWMMSFYIRFTLCYLPLLGLPSFIALFFLVRVLESHWFVWVTQMNHIPMHIDRDQNKDWVTMQLEATCNVEQSLFNDWFTGHLNFQIEHHLFPTMPRHNYHAVAPLVRSFCKKHGLSYQNKSLYTAFADIIRSLKSSGEIWMDAYLHK; encoded by the exons ATGAGCGCAGCAGAGAAGCCGCCGCTACTCCAGCTCACTTGGCGCGAGATCCAAGAGAAGGGCGGTAGGTCCGAGGAAAGATGGcttgtgattgacaggcttGTGTATGACATCACCCATTTCCGATGGCGTCACCCAGGAGGATCCAGACTCATCGGACACTACGCTGGCCAGGATGCAACG GATGCGTTCAAAGCCTTCCACATTGACAGCCAGCTTGTGAGGCGCTACCTGAGGCCTCTGCTTATCGGAGAACTGGGCCCCCAAGAGCCCAGCCAGGAACCCAGCAAGGAT CGGTCGCTGGTGGAGGACTTTCGACGGCTGCGGGAGGTAGTGGAGggcttggggctgctgggacCAAGGCCGCTGTTCTTCGCTGGCATGCTGCTGCACATCCTGGCTCTGGATGTGGCTGCCTGGCTCATACTGTGGCTGTGGGGCACCAGCTGGGTGCCCTTCATTGTCACTGCTATCCTGTTGGGCACTGTACAG GCTCAGGCTGGCTGGCTTCAACATGATTTCGGACATCTTTCAGTGTTTGGGACGTCCCGCTGGAACCACCTGGCACACCGTTTTGTGATTGGACACCTCAAG GGGGCCCCTGCTAGCTGGTGGAACCATCTGCATTTCCAGCACCACGCCAAACCCAACTGCTATCGCAAGGACCCTGACGTTAACCTGCACCCTCTGCTGTTCACTCTGGGAGCTACACTATCCTTTGAG TTGGGAACACAGAAGAAAAAGTACATGCCTTACCAGCATCAGCACAAGTATTTCTTCCTCT TGGGGCCTCCAGCTCTCATCCCCGTGTACTTCCAGTGGTACATCTTCTACTTTGTAACAAAGCGTCGCCAGTGGCAG gacTTGGCCTGGATGATGTCATTCTATATTCGGTTCACCCTCTGCTACTTGCCTCTTCTTGGCCTGCCTTCATTCATCGCCCTGTTCTTCCTGGTCAG GGTTCTGGAGAGTCACTGGTTTGTGTGGGTCACTCAGATGAACCATATCCCAATGCACATTGACCGAGACCAAAACAAAGACTGGGTGACCATGCAG CTTGAGGCCACCTGCAATGTGGAGCAATCCCTCTTCAACGATTGGTTCACTGGGCACCTGAACTTCCAGATTGAACACCA TTTATTCCCCACCATGCCAAGGCACAACTACCACGCTGTGGCTCCTCTTGTGCGGTCTTTCTGTAAGAAACATGGCCTGTCCTACCAGAACAAGAGCCTCTACACCGCCTTCGCTGACATCATCCG gtcacTTAAATCCTCTGGCGAGATTTGGATGGATGCTTACTTGCACAAATGA